A window of the Sporosarcina sp. FSL K6-2383 genome harbors these coding sequences:
- a CDS encoding spore germination protein: MDEVKSNDSLILYIQNLFHNSADLIVRKISWKDEVATICFFNTLTESSDVNRQIEILRHRSIADLPNWEGTAASSVVAFSASKLIESVTNGFVAVYFPSTNLLMIITIPSFEVRSTSEPSNELVIRGSHEGFVEDTSKNISLIRKHLFIPNLVVKDVRLGKDTNTKVTYLYIDSIAEKDVVGDVKTRIENIDTPKIYSIGQIEDYLEDSVWSPFPQFLNTERPDRVVANLLEGKIVIFTDQSPSALIAPVTFFSFFESPDDFNGRVLVGTFFRILRMSSFLVAVFLPAFYIAVVGFHSEILPFDIARKVKIAVEFIPYRPIIEALIVEIFIEIIREATIRLPAPIGPTIGIVGGLVIGDAIVNAGLVSNLMVVVVAMTAISSFVVPSVEMNTTIRIIRFPFMLAATFFGFFGIAIGTLILFIHMMNRSSLNQPYLSPVVPFDPSRFKNVFFRIPYYKNHKQQQTFTHGGSKQKKVEKT, from the coding sequence TTGGATGAAGTAAAATCGAATGATAGCTTGATTTTATATATACAAAATTTATTTCATAATTCCGCAGATTTGATTGTAAGGAAGATTTCTTGGAAAGATGAAGTTGCGACTATCTGTTTTTTCAATACATTGACGGAAAGCAGCGATGTGAACAGACAAATTGAAATTCTTCGTCATCGCTCCATTGCCGATCTTCCAAATTGGGAGGGAACAGCAGCCTCAAGTGTAGTAGCCTTTTCAGCCTCAAAATTGATTGAGAGCGTTACAAACGGATTTGTTGCAGTTTATTTTCCATCAACGAATCTGCTAATGATTATTACAATTCCCTCTTTTGAAGTACGTTCAACGTCTGAACCGAGCAATGAACTTGTCATTCGTGGTTCTCATGAAGGCTTCGTGGAAGACACCTCCAAAAATATTTCTCTCATTCGAAAACATCTATTCATACCGAATTTAGTTGTGAAAGATGTGCGGCTCGGGAAAGACACAAATACGAAAGTTACGTATCTCTATATTGATTCAATCGCCGAAAAAGATGTTGTAGGGGATGTTAAAACACGCATTGAAAATATCGATACACCTAAAATATACAGTATCGGACAAATCGAAGATTATTTGGAGGATTCAGTTTGGTCTCCTTTCCCGCAGTTTCTGAATACGGAAAGGCCGGATCGTGTTGTTGCGAATTTACTGGAAGGAAAAATCGTTATTTTCACCGACCAGTCTCCTTCAGCACTCATTGCACCAGTTACATTTTTTTCTTTTTTCGAGTCGCCGGATGATTTTAATGGGCGCGTCTTGGTCGGTACTTTCTTTCGTATTCTTAGGATGTCTAGTTTCCTGGTGGCCGTTTTCCTGCCTGCATTTTATATTGCTGTGGTCGGTTTTCATTCGGAAATTTTGCCGTTTGATATAGCTAGAAAAGTAAAAATAGCTGTTGAATTTATCCCGTACCGTCCAATTATTGAGGCACTGATTGTGGAAATATTCATAGAAATCATCCGGGAAGCGACAATCCGGTTACCGGCACCGATTGGTCCTACAATCGGGATAGTCGGGGGCTTAGTAATCGGGGATGCGATTGTCAATGCGGGTCTTGTGTCGAATTTGATGGTTGTCGTCGTAGCGATGACTGCAATTTCAAGTTTTGTCGTGCCGAGTGTCGAAATGAACACGACCATACGGATTATCCGATTTCCGTTCATGCTTGCAGCCACTTTTTTTGGTTTTTTTGGCATTGCCATTGGGACACTCATCTTATTTATTCATATGATGAATCGGTCTTCGCTGAATCAACCCTATTTGTCACCGGTCGTACCCTTTGACCCATCGAGATTCAAAAATGTTTTCTTTAGGATCCCCTATTATAAAAATCATAAACAACAACAAACATTTACACATGGTGGTAGCAAGCAGAAGAAGGTGGAGAAAACTTGA
- a CDS encoding GerAB/ArcD/ProY family transporter: MNFNLSRNQFFLLLFIIQTGSSFFSFPAPFINASGRDAWLIFLVAGAFHYMMLLFYEQNYRHFTIGPFVGWLYKGYWLFVTVVYLAYVDYTLAVWGFPETPQIIVITILVSVSLYANLSRAETVINLSVMLIPLIILFLIFLQFAWKDLVWTNLFPVGESKGGEWAKGLLKAQIAFIGIELYLFFRKHVDIKQKIKGFPLFVYQLVWLIFFFFSIILMLLYFTLPGLERIPEPLLFLLKAQEVTFAERLDLFFLYIWTVWTIVTVTIFSFAAMYVHRLHTNEHHKRDTIIWHVLLVLLPLLFLSKEAIEKLNDIIIYVYLVFGILIPFIVINTNRRKSK; this comes from the coding sequence TTGAACTTCAATTTATCAAGAAATCAGTTTTTCCTCCTTCTTTTTATTATCCAGACAGGGTCGTCATTCTTCTCCTTCCCAGCCCCATTTATAAATGCATCTGGTAGGGATGCATGGCTTATCTTTCTCGTTGCGGGTGCTTTTCATTACATGATGTTGCTCTTCTATGAACAAAATTACAGACACTTTACGATTGGTCCATTTGTTGGATGGTTGTACAAAGGATACTGGCTTTTTGTGACCGTCGTTTATCTTGCATATGTTGATTATACATTAGCGGTATGGGGGTTCCCAGAAACACCACAAATCATTGTCATCACAATACTCGTAAGTGTATCTCTGTATGCAAATTTGAGCAGGGCGGAAACAGTCATCAATTTGTCAGTTATGCTGATTCCACTCATCATTCTATTTTTAATTTTCCTACAGTTTGCTTGGAAAGATCTGGTGTGGACAAATCTTTTTCCGGTGGGGGAATCAAAGGGTGGGGAATGGGCTAAAGGGCTTCTCAAAGCACAGATTGCTTTCATAGGCATTGAATTGTATTTGTTTTTCAGAAAGCATGTTGACATAAAACAGAAAATAAAAGGCTTTCCGTTATTTGTCTACCAACTGGTGTGGCTGATCTTCTTTTTTTTCTCTATCATATTAATGCTCTTATATTTCACACTTCCCGGATTAGAAAGAATCCCTGAACCGCTTTTATTTCTATTGAAAGCCCAAGAAGTGACTTTTGCTGAGCGTCTCGACTTGTTTTTTCTATACATTTGGACGGTTTGGACCATTGTTACCGTGACCATATTCTCCTTTGCTGCAATGTATGTTCACCGGCTTCATACAAACGAGCATCACAAAAGGGATACAATCATTTGGCACGTACTACTCGTGTTATTACCATTGCTCTTTTTATCCAAAGAAGCTATCGAAAAACTAAATGATATTATCATTTATGTGTATCTTGTTTTTGGCATACTCATTCCGTTCATCGTCATCAATACGAATCGGAGGAAATCAAAATGA
- a CDS encoding Ger(x)C family spore germination protein has translation MKKITLISIACSFLLAGCWDERLYKDITIVPIIGYEGEPGKWTGYFTHAVVAAPDSIGFTTVEGSGVSVEEARLDANRKTSEALDPSQVLIVLLTTEAVKTNLTETFDVAYRMPSTRLSSRFVVVEGEMAPYMEKTENMGKELPDYYDENLKTAVYSSVIPDGDIQLATRLLLDEAIDLQLPYMKMSETTGTPEVAGVALFSDKVFSGHTLDAKESMTVQILKKRPGKYAMFTYEWKKDSKIYPVTVTLVTYDKKWDIQDSKINATYKMKFSVNEFAYNHLDKEKTRKEVEKFLSEELSKDFNEVIKKLQEAKSDPVGFGRTVRAFHPRLWKKGKWQDTFSELDIHVRVEAKITRTGILN, from the coding sequence ATGAAGAAAATCACACTGATTTCCATCGCCTGTTCTTTTTTACTGGCAGGATGTTGGGATGAACGGCTATACAAGGATATTACCATCGTTCCGATCATCGGGTATGAGGGGGAACCTGGAAAATGGACAGGATACTTTACACATGCTGTCGTCGCCGCCCCAGATAGCATCGGTTTTACGACTGTTGAAGGAAGTGGTGTTTCCGTAGAGGAAGCCCGGCTCGATGCAAATCGGAAGACGAGTGAAGCACTCGATCCTTCACAAGTGCTAATCGTACTTCTCACTACAGAAGCTGTTAAGACGAATCTCACGGAGACCTTCGATGTAGCCTACAGAATGCCAAGTACCCGGTTGAGCAGTCGATTCGTGGTGGTGGAAGGGGAAATGGCTCCTTATATGGAGAAGACAGAAAATATGGGCAAAGAGCTCCCCGATTACTATGATGAAAATTTGAAAACTGCTGTATATTCCTCCGTTATTCCGGACGGTGATATCCAGTTAGCTACACGATTACTATTGGACGAAGCGATTGACCTTCAGTTGCCTTACATGAAAATGTCCGAAACGACAGGGACACCTGAAGTCGCAGGAGTCGCTTTGTTCAGTGACAAAGTTTTTTCAGGTCACACATTGGACGCGAAGGAGTCGATGACCGTTCAAATTCTTAAGAAGAGACCTGGAAAGTATGCGATGTTCACATATGAGTGGAAAAAAGATAGTAAAATATATCCGGTTACTGTGACACTAGTCACATACGACAAGAAATGGGACATACAGGACAGTAAGATTAATGCGACATATAAAATGAAATTCAGTGTCAATGAATTTGCCTATAATCATCTGGATAAAGAGAAAACAAGGAAGGAAGTAGAAAAATTCCTTTCGGAAGAGCTGTCAAAGGATTTCAACGAAGTGATTAAAAAATTACAAGAAGCGAAAAGTGACCCTGTCGGCTTTGGCAGAACTGTCCGCGCCTTCCATCCTCGACTATGGAAAAAGGGAAAATGGCAAGATACGTTTTCTGAGCTCGATATCCATGTAAGGGTCGAGGCGAAAATCACAAGAACTGGTATATTGAATTGA
- a CDS encoding MATE family efflux transporter — protein sequence MENTLTLRKKPFKLATIVMPILITQVALYMMTFFDILMTGRYDTYHLAGVTIGSSFWVPVYTGLAGILMGLTPIIAQHIGARQRDEVRPSVQQGLYVAVALAAIVYAIIVFAVTPVLEVMPLEEPVRIVAANYLKGMSIGLFPLFAYTVLRSFFDGFGATRVSMFIILLSAPINIVLNYLLIYGSFGFPELGGAGAGYASGITYWFVFFIACSVAWIRKPFKEFTLFKGWERISFSRWKEILFIGVPIGISIFVETSIFSAVTLMMSNYSTAVISAHQIALNFTSLLYMIPLSISMGATILVGQAVGAGQMRDAKQYSFLGVGLAIAFSFLSIGILLIFREPIASLYTTDAKIIALAIQFFIFAALFQFSDAIQAPVQGALRGYKDVNMTFVMAIISYWVLGLPIGYLMATHTDLGPYGYWVGLIAGLTVGAITLTIRLIYIQKKKFN from the coding sequence TTGGAAAACACACTTACTCTTCGAAAAAAACCGTTTAAACTTGCGACAATTGTCATGCCGATACTAATTACCCAAGTTGCTCTATATATGATGACGTTTTTCGATATTTTAATGACAGGTCGTTACGATACATACCATCTTGCTGGCGTTACCATTGGATCGTCTTTCTGGGTTCCTGTCTATACAGGGCTTGCTGGGATTTTAATGGGGCTCACACCAATTATCGCCCAACATATAGGGGCACGCCAGCGTGATGAGGTTCGACCTTCTGTACAACAAGGTCTTTATGTTGCAGTCGCACTTGCAGCGATTGTCTATGCCATCATTGTATTCGCCGTTACACCTGTACTAGAAGTAATGCCACTCGAAGAACCGGTTCGCATTGTGGCGGCAAATTATTTGAAAGGAATGAGCATCGGTCTTTTTCCACTATTTGCTTATACTGTATTGCGTTCGTTTTTCGATGGATTCGGTGCAACGCGGGTGTCGATGTTTATCATCCTGCTATCCGCACCCATTAACATCGTCCTTAACTATCTGCTCATTTATGGTAGTTTTGGTTTTCCAGAGCTCGGAGGTGCGGGGGCTGGCTATGCATCAGGGATCACCTATTGGTTCGTATTCTTTATCGCCTGTTCAGTCGCCTGGATACGCAAACCATTTAAAGAATTTACACTATTTAAGGGGTGGGAAAGGATTTCTTTTTCAAGATGGAAAGAAATCCTGTTCATCGGCGTACCAATCGGCATTTCAATTTTTGTTGAAACGAGTATTTTTTCTGCTGTCACATTAATGATGAGTAATTATTCAACAGCAGTCATATCTGCGCATCAGATTGCACTGAATTTCACATCGCTGTTGTATATGATTCCACTTAGTATTTCGATGGGTGCAACCATTCTCGTTGGACAAGCTGTCGGCGCCGGGCAAATGCGCGATGCTAAGCAATATAGCTTTCTCGGCGTCGGGTTGGCCATTGCATTCAGCTTCCTATCGATTGGGATTCTGTTAATATTCAGAGAACCGATTGCTTCCCTTTATACGACAGATGCGAAAATCATTGCATTGGCAATACAGTTCTTTATCTTCGCTGCGTTGTTCCAATTTTCGGATGCGATACAAGCTCCAGTTCAAGGAGCATTACGCGGCTATAAAGATGTCAATATGACGTTCGTTATGGCGATCATATCATATTGGGTACTCGGTTTGCCGATTGGTTATTTGATGGCGACGCACACTGATTTAGGGCCCTATGGATACTGGGTTGGTCTTATTGCTGGTCTAACTGTCGGAGCGATTACACTAACAATTCGACTTATCTACATTCAAAAAAAGAAATTCAATTAA
- a CDS encoding undecaprenyldiphospho-muramoylpentapeptide beta-N-acetylglucosaminyltransferase, with protein sequence MKRPVVLLTGGGTAGHVSVNQALIPVFEEKGYEIHYIGSHTGIEKELIGNGHPEVIYHAIQSGKVRRYFSMKNFSDPFRVGAGIMQALAIIRKVKPEIIFSKGGFVSVPVVLAAKLAKVPVVVHESDLTPGLANKLALPFSNQIFTVFEQTLDYVPAEKSTCTGAIIRPELFEGIREDGLQLARLSGNKPVLLIMGGSQGSAVINEAIRKDLVAILQQFDVIHLCGKDNVDDKLESMAGYTQFEYVTDGLPDLLAASDFAVSRAGSNAIFELLALRKPMLLIPLSAVKSRGDQILNATHFQKLGYAHVLQEEEITNRTLSTKFSVLLETEQQLIEKMKKSLLPKTPEEMVEMILLYRN encoded by the coding sequence ATGAAAAGACCGGTAGTTTTATTAACAGGGGGCGGCACGGCAGGGCATGTATCCGTGAATCAAGCGCTTATTCCTGTATTCGAAGAAAAAGGATATGAAATTCATTACATAGGTTCGCATACTGGAATCGAAAAGGAATTGATTGGCAATGGACATCCCGAGGTTATCTATCATGCTATTCAAAGTGGGAAAGTAAGGCGTTATTTCTCTATGAAAAACTTTTCGGACCCGTTTCGCGTAGGTGCAGGCATTATGCAAGCATTAGCAATTATTCGAAAAGTAAAGCCGGAAATTATTTTTTCAAAAGGCGGATTCGTTTCAGTACCAGTAGTTCTTGCTGCCAAACTAGCAAAAGTTCCAGTTGTTGTCCATGAATCGGACTTGACGCCTGGTCTTGCCAATAAACTGGCGCTACCATTTTCCAATCAAATCTTCACAGTTTTTGAACAAACATTAGACTATGTGCCAGCAGAAAAATCGACTTGTACTGGAGCAATTATTAGACCGGAATTATTTGAGGGGATACGGGAAGACGGATTGCAGCTCGCTCGTTTATCCGGAAATAAACCAGTTCTCCTGATTATGGGAGGGAGCCAAGGTTCGGCAGTTATTAATGAGGCCATTCGGAAAGATTTAGTAGCAATCTTACAGCAGTTTGATGTTATTCATCTTTGTGGAAAAGATAATGTGGATGACAAGTTAGAAAGTATGGCGGGTTACACACAATTTGAATACGTGACAGATGGATTACCGGATCTTTTAGCCGCATCCGACTTTGCCGTATCAAGAGCAGGATCGAATGCTATCTTTGAATTGTTGGCTTTGCGGAAGCCGATGCTGCTTATTCCACTATCAGCTGTGAAAAGTAGAGGCGATCAAATTTTGAATGCCACTCATTTTCAAAAGCTTGGCTATGCGCATGTACTCCAAGAAGAGGAAATTACCAATCGGACTTTATCGACAAAATTCTCGGTTTTACTAGAGACTGAACAACAATTAATTGAAAAAATGAAGAAGTCTTTGCTACCAAAAACACCCGAAGAGATGGTGGAAATGATTTTGTTGTATCGAAATTAG
- a CDS encoding 2-oxoglutarate dehydrogenase E1 component, with translation MSNNVDYHRSPYAVFSGPNLGYVMEMYEVFKVSPESVDAELADMFRRFGAPIIDEGKQTEAIGAVAPADFSKVLSAYKLQDAIRTYGHLAADIYPLNDRPKDSTRIEASYYGLTDNDLRAMPASLFFITTPPNVAHGLDAVNYLKSLYTGKIAYEFDHVIDEEERNWIQAKIESGNVSTQLSVDDKKALLERLTKIEGFEKFIHRTFVGAKRFSIEGLDTLVVFLDELVRRSEEEKMTKVLIGMAHRGRLNVLTHILNKPYEMMFAQFAGVPDAPFMPTDGSLEVTRGWFGDVKYHMGALYNGETGMQRYLAYNPSHLEVVNPIITGQTRAAQENTAQTGIPKQNTETAYAVLIHGDAAFPGQGIVPETFNYSRVRGFKTGGSIHVIANNMIGFTTEYYDSRSTYYSSDAAKGYEVPILHVNADSPESVIATAAFAFEYRQKFGKDILIDLLGYRRYGHNEMDEPLVTNPVTYHSVHEHPTVRSLYGAELVEANVLTEEDVIALDAKVIATMQTAYDKVKEPSAQTEALSNATPEEVLAGYPRDLETGADESRLRRINEELLAYPEGFNVFGKLTRILKRREDPFNGKGKIDWAHAETLAFGAILQDGNPIRMTGQDVQRGTFAHRHLVLHDEKTGEELVPLHHISGANASFVAYNSPLTEAAIVGYEFGYNLEDPKTLSVWEAQFGDFANMAQVMFDQFVSSSYSKWGQQSGLVLLLPHASEGQGPEHSSARLERFLQLCAENNWTVANLSSAANYYHILRRQAKMLGEKSMRPLVIVSPKSLLRHPLVGADVSDLTAGHFQTVLEQPGTGKKATKVEKILFASGKVAIDLAERIKDGKGFDHLHIVRVEQLYPFPSDKIADIISRYPNAKELVWVQEEPKNMGSWKFAFSYIKDLAGDKDISYVGRVHRASPSEGDGESYKIEQARILDEALKK, from the coding sequence ATGTCGAACAATGTTGACTACCATCGTTCCCCGTATGCAGTATTTTCGGGTCCAAACCTTGGGTATGTAATGGAAATGTATGAAGTGTTCAAAGTATCACCTGAGTCTGTGGACGCTGAACTTGCGGACATGTTCCGACGTTTCGGTGCGCCTATCATTGACGAGGGGAAACAAACTGAAGCCATCGGAGCGGTTGCACCAGCTGATTTCAGTAAAGTACTATCTGCCTATAAATTGCAGGATGCAATTCGTACATATGGGCATCTCGCGGCAGATATTTATCCGCTTAACGATCGTCCAAAGGATTCGACACGAATTGAAGCTTCTTATTATGGATTGACGGATAATGACTTGCGGGCAATGCCAGCATCTCTATTCTTTATTACAACTCCGCCAAATGTAGCACACGGCCTTGATGCCGTTAACTATTTGAAATCATTGTACACCGGAAAAATTGCTTATGAGTTTGATCATGTCATTGATGAAGAAGAAAGAAATTGGATTCAAGCGAAGATTGAGAGTGGCAATGTATCTACTCAACTATCTGTAGACGACAAAAAAGCTTTGCTCGAAAGATTGACAAAAATTGAAGGCTTCGAGAAATTCATTCACCGTACATTCGTTGGTGCAAAACGCTTCTCTATCGAAGGATTAGATACTCTCGTTGTCTTCCTAGATGAACTTGTTCGTCGTTCTGAAGAAGAGAAGATGACAAAAGTATTAATTGGAATGGCTCACCGTGGCCGTTTGAATGTACTCACACATATTTTAAATAAGCCATATGAAATGATGTTCGCACAATTTGCAGGTGTTCCAGATGCTCCATTCATGCCAACGGACGGTTCACTTGAAGTGACGCGTGGTTGGTTTGGAGATGTGAAATACCATATGGGTGCACTTTACAATGGGGAAACAGGTATGCAACGTTATCTTGCCTATAACCCATCCCACTTGGAAGTTGTCAATCCAATTATTACGGGTCAAACGAGAGCCGCGCAGGAAAATACAGCTCAAACGGGGATTCCAAAGCAAAATACGGAAACTGCTTATGCCGTACTCATTCATGGAGATGCAGCATTCCCAGGACAAGGAATAGTTCCTGAAACATTTAACTATAGCCGTGTACGCGGATTTAAAACAGGTGGATCCATTCATGTCATTGCCAACAATATGATTGGCTTTACGACAGAATATTATGATTCAAGGTCTACATACTATTCTTCAGACGCAGCAAAGGGCTATGAAGTACCGATTTTACACGTCAATGCAGACAGTCCGGAATCAGTCATTGCAACAGCGGCATTTGCATTTGAATACCGTCAAAAGTTTGGCAAAGATATATTAATAGACCTTCTCGGCTATCGCCGTTATGGGCATAATGAAATGGATGAGCCACTCGTTACTAATCCTGTCACGTACCATTCTGTTCATGAGCATCCAACGGTTCGTTCTTTATACGGAGCAGAGCTTGTAGAGGCTAACGTACTAACAGAAGAAGATGTGATAGCACTAGATGCTAAAGTAATCGCAACGATGCAAACAGCATATGACAAAGTGAAAGAGCCGTCTGCTCAAACAGAAGCGTTGTCAAATGCGACACCAGAAGAAGTGCTGGCCGGTTATCCAAGAGATTTAGAAACTGGTGCAGACGAATCTAGGCTTCGTCGTATTAACGAAGAGCTTTTGGCATATCCAGAAGGCTTCAATGTGTTCGGTAAATTGACACGCATCTTAAAACGCCGTGAAGACCCGTTCAATGGCAAAGGGAAAATTGATTGGGCACATGCCGAAACACTGGCTTTTGGTGCTATTCTCCAAGATGGAAACCCGATTCGTATGACTGGTCAGGATGTCCAACGTGGAACATTTGCCCATCGCCATCTTGTTCTTCATGATGAAAAAACTGGTGAAGAGCTTGTTCCTTTGCATCATATTAGCGGTGCTAATGCATCGTTTGTCGCTTACAATAGTCCATTAACAGAAGCTGCAATTGTTGGTTATGAATTTGGTTATAACTTAGAGGATCCAAAAACATTGTCGGTTTGGGAGGCACAATTCGGTGATTTTGCCAACATGGCACAAGTGATGTTCGACCAATTCGTTTCGTCTAGTTATTCGAAATGGGGTCAACAGTCTGGACTCGTATTGCTATTGCCGCATGCATCAGAAGGGCAAGGTCCTGAGCACTCAAGTGCAAGACTCGAACGCTTCTTACAGCTTTGTGCGGAAAATAACTGGACTGTTGCAAACCTTTCAAGTGCTGCGAACTATTACCATATTCTTCGCAGACAAGCTAAAATGCTTGGCGAAAAATCTATGCGTCCACTCGTTATTGTGTCGCCTAAATCTTTACTCCGCCATCCACTTGTTGGTGCGGATGTGAGCGATTTAACTGCTGGCCATTTCCAAACTGTTCTTGAACAGCCTGGAACAGGCAAGAAGGCGACGAAGGTTGAGAAGATTTTATTCGCAAGTGGGAAAGTAGCGATTGATCTTGCTGAACGTATTAAGGATGGAAAAGGCTTTGATCACTTGCATATCGTTCGTGTGGAACAGCTTTACCCGTTCCCATCCGATAAAATTGCGGACATCATTTCCCGTTATCCGAATGCAAAAGAATTAGTTTGGGTACAAGAAGAGCCGAAAAATATGGGATCTTGGAAATTTGCATTTTCTTATATTAAGGACCTTGCTGGCGATAAAGATATTTCTTACGTCGGGCGCGTTCATCGTGCTAGTCCATCAGAAGGTGACGGAGAATCTTATAAAATTGAACAAGCACGTATTCTTGATGAAGCATTGAAAAAGTAA
- the odhB gene encoding 2-oxoglutarate dehydrogenase complex dihydrolipoyllysine-residue succinyltransferase codes for MAEIIVPELAESITEGSIAQWLKKPGDTVEKGEFIVELETDKVNVEVISEEAGVVQELLAAEGDTVQVGQVIAIVGAGSGAPAATPVATPVEAPVTPAAPVAAVAVEEDATASDRTIASPAARKMAREKGIDLAAVSPVDPMGRVRVQDVEAHGTAPKAQPVAAPAPSVATQDDGRVTREKMTRRRQTIAKRLLEVKQSTAMLTTFNEIDMTNVMALRSRKKDQFFEQNDVRLGFMSFFTKAVVAALKKYPYVNAEIDGDEIILKNFFDIGVAISTDGGLVVPNVVDADRKNFAEIEGTIVELAKKARDNKLTMADMTGGSFTITNGGVFGSLMSTPIMNGAQVGILGMHTIQRRPVAIGDNIEIRPMMYVALSYDHRVIDGKDSVGFLKMVKELIENPEDLLLGS; via the coding sequence GTGGCAGAGATAATAGTACCAGAACTGGCAGAATCGATTACAGAAGGAAGCATTGCACAATGGTTGAAAAAACCAGGTGACACTGTTGAAAAAGGTGAATTCATCGTTGAACTTGAAACAGACAAAGTAAACGTTGAAGTGATTTCAGAAGAGGCCGGTGTCGTTCAAGAACTTCTTGCAGCAGAAGGCGATACAGTTCAAGTTGGTCAAGTTATCGCAATTGTTGGCGCAGGATCTGGCGCACCAGCAGCAACACCTGTAGCAACACCTGTTGAAGCGCCAGTAACACCAGCAGCACCAGTTGCAGCTGTGGCAGTTGAAGAAGATGCAACTGCATCTGACCGCACAATCGCAAGCCCGGCAGCTCGTAAAATGGCACGCGAAAAAGGAATCGACCTTGCAGCTGTTTCACCAGTAGATCCAATGGGACGGGTTCGTGTACAGGATGTAGAAGCACACGGTACTGCTCCAAAAGCACAGCCTGTGGCAGCTCCAGCACCGTCTGTTGCAACTCAAGACGATGGTCGTGTTACACGCGAAAAAATGACTCGCCGTCGCCAAACAATTGCTAAACGTCTATTGGAAGTTAAACAATCGACAGCAATGCTAACAACGTTTAACGAAATCGACATGACAAATGTGATGGCACTTCGTTCACGTAAGAAGGACCAATTCTTCGAACAAAACGATGTTCGTCTTGGATTTATGTCATTCTTTACAAAAGCAGTTGTTGCAGCACTTAAGAAATATCCATACGTCAACGCGGAAATCGATGGCGACGAAATCATTTTGAAAAACTTCTTTGACATCGGTGTAGCAATCTCAACAGATGGCGGACTTGTCGTGCCAAACGTGGTAGACGCAGACCGTAAAAACTTCGCTGAAATCGAAGGAACAATTGTCGAACTTGCGAAAAAAGCACGCGATAACAAATTGACAATGGCAGACATGACAGGCGGTTCATTCACAATTACAAACGGTGGTGTATTCGGTTCATTGATGTCAACGCCAATTATGAATGGTGCGCAAGTCGGAATCCTTGGCATGCACACAATCCAAAGACGTCCAGTAGCAATCGGAGATAATATCGAAATCCGTCCAATGATGTATGTGGCACTTTCTTATGACCACCGCGTCATCGATGGGAAAGATTCTGTTGGCTTCTTAAAAATGGTTAAAGAATTAATCGAAAATCCTGAAGATCTTCTTCTTGGTTCTTAA
- a CDS encoding DUF6501 family protein: MTFKDWTTAPAIRTVVCKHADAAKYVVNNVLTPGKEYEVKNETEEFIFVLDNTGKVGGYYKTYFE, from the coding sequence ATGACATTCAAAGATTGGACAACTGCTCCGGCAATTCGAACAGTCGTCTGCAAACATGCAGATGCTGCAAAATATGTCGTGAATAATGTATTAACTCCAGGTAAAGAATACGAAGTGAAAAACGAAACAGAAGAATTTATTTTCGTTTTGGATAACACAGGCAAAGTCGGCGGCTATTACAAAACTTATTTTGAATAA